The Paenibacillus uliginis N3/975 genome has a window encoding:
- a CDS encoding FtsX-like permease family protein, with amino-acid sequence MTLFSIAKKNIVQNFNNYFLYFASMIFSIVIYFTFVSLKYDTTIQATSDGSPKISSVFSGAAFVLMIFVAIFIWYSNSFFTRKRKKEVGLYSLLGVRKKQIGRMLFYENFIMGILALVIGILIGSVLSKFFVSILMKVMGYEAITNFSISSEAVINTVLVFVVITLITSFQGYRLIYRFKLIDLFQADKEGEQEPNASIIVALLSLILIGLGYWIALQNFLESNVWKSLGFAITPMVILVTVILGTYLLFSTLTVYLLKMSRKNKKNYWKGINIIGTSQLLYRIKGNARTLTIIAVLSATTLTAVGTAYSLYYNNRSSVETINPNSMMFIATDKNLTKLVEDIVSNNKDHNVVFHQSIPTLQLDADITNLKDKFSNDEEKYTIISNSHFNELAKAQDRNDFLSLKANEAAALDAVYMEGMSPKYVGATISLKLNGSDEKITFTNLKKYSVLNLYTAYTSLVVSDELFAKLEKEANPTYMEVYNITNEDDAEQLTKDIQSIVPDEAAFSSFYANYASGLESSGLLIFMGGFLGLVFLAATGSIIYFKQLTEANSDKGRYEILNKIGVNKKEVRKSIAKQVLFVFALPLLAGSAHSIVALTALSKLLQTNLVIPVVICMGVYTCIYIVYYFLTVNAYYKIVTKSN; translated from the coding sequence GTGACATTATTTAGTATTGCTAAAAAAAATATAGTGCAAAATTTCAATAATTATTTTTTATATTTTGCTTCGATGATTTTTAGTATAGTCATTTACTTTACATTCGTTTCATTGAAATATGATACAACGATTCAAGCCACTTCTGATGGGTCACCAAAAATTAGTTCTGTTTTTAGTGGTGCAGCATTTGTTTTAATGATTTTTGTGGCTATTTTCATATGGTATTCTAACTCCTTCTTTACAAGGAAACGTAAAAAAGAAGTCGGTTTATATTCTTTACTGGGTGTGCGTAAAAAGCAAATTGGTCGTATGCTTTTCTATGAAAACTTTATTATGGGAATATTAGCACTCGTGATCGGAATTTTAATTGGCTCTGTATTATCAAAGTTTTTCGTGTCCATTTTAATGAAGGTTATGGGATATGAAGCAATCACGAATTTCTCAATTTCATCTGAAGCAGTTATTAACACGGTCTTAGTCTTTGTTGTTATTACACTAATTACCTCATTCCAAGGGTATAGACTTATCTATCGCTTTAAATTAATTGATTTATTCCAGGCCGATAAAGAAGGAGAACAAGAACCAAATGCATCTATTATAGTTGCTTTATTATCTCTTATTCTAATTGGTTTAGGTTACTGGATAGCGCTTCAAAACTTTCTTGAGTCGAATGTTTGGAAATCTTTAGGTTTTGCGATAACTCCAATGGTAATCTTAGTTACGGTTATTCTGGGTACGTATTTGTTATTTAGTACATTAACTGTATACCTATTAAAAATGTCAAGAAAGAATAAAAAGAACTATTGGAAAGGAATTAACATCATAGGGACGTCCCAACTTCTATACCGCATTAAAGGGAATGCTCGTACGCTAACCATCATTGCCGTACTAAGTGCCACAACATTAACAGCGGTTGGAACGGCATACAGTTTGTATTACAACAACAGAAGTAGTGTAGAGACAATAAATCCCAATAGCATGATGTTTATTGCTACGGACAAGAACTTAACAAAACTTGTTGAAGATATCGTATCAAACAATAAAGATCATAACGTTGTATTTCATCAATCGATTCCAACACTTCAACTAGATGCAGATATAACAAACCTAAAAGATAAATTTTCTAATGATGAAGAGAAATATACGATTATTTCAAACAGTCATTTTAACGAACTAGCAAAAGCACAAGATCGTAATGATTTCCTTTCTTTAAAAGCTAATGAAGCAGCTGCGTTAGACGCAGTCTACATGGAAGGGATGTCACCAAAATATGTAGGAGCCACGATTTCTTTAAAGCTTAATGGAAGTGATGAGAAGATTACATTTACGAATTTAAAGAAATATAGTGTCCTCAATCTTTATACTGCCTACACTTCTCTAGTTGTCAGTGATGAATTATTTGCGAAATTAGAGAAAGAAGCAAATCCAACATACATGGAAGTGTATAACATCACGAATGAAGATGATGCAGAACAATTAACAAAAGACATTCAATCGATCGTACCAGATGAAGCAGCATTCTCCAGTTTTTATGCAAACTATGCTTCAGGGTTAGAATCATCAGGACTACTAATATTCATGGGTGGATTTCTGGGATTAGTCTTCCTGGCTGCAACAGGAAGTATCATTTACTTTAAACAATTAACAGAAGCTAACTCAGATAAAGGTCGATATGAGATTCTTAACAAAATAGGAGTGAACAAAAAAGAAGTACGAAAATCAATTGCGAAGCAAGTGTTGTTTGTTTTTGCCCTGCCATTACTTGCAGGATCAGCTCATAGTATTGTGGCATTAACTGCTTTATCAAAATTATTACAAACAAATCTAGTCATTCCAGTAGTCATTTGCATGGGGGTATATACCTGTATTTATATCGTGTACTACTTCTTAACAGTAAATGCTTACTACAAAATAGTGACGAAATCGAATTAA
- a CDS encoding N-acetylglucosamine kinase, whose amino-acid sequence MDKHTIPLLAIDGGGTKCLAVFTDRQGNILGQGKGGSSNYQGSGKDGVIRELKVGIEEAVADLCERNGIDVSHVEIEVECAVFALAGLDTEYDRRIITGLVEEVLKLLPIQVKHLIVENDGYAALLGATDGDPGILAIAGTGSIIFGINDQGQTARAGGWGHRVGDEGSGYWIGKQAVMAILKAYDGRNEGTRLGKWVLPHLGMENEEDLFNWVYGPEYSVEKVSELSRAVGQAASDGDKEAHQILEVAAHELFIAVAAVIRHLSFQNKPFTMILLGGVLQHEGYVRDMLMHKIKAHAPQVQWDKARKEPIYGVTAMGLSYLETKVSTKVQ is encoded by the coding sequence ATGGATAAGCACACCATCCCTCTGCTTGCTATCGACGGCGGGGGGACGAAGTGCCTTGCGGTCTTTACAGACAGGCAGGGGAATATACTCGGACAAGGAAAGGGCGGTTCCTCCAATTACCAAGGCAGTGGGAAAGATGGGGTCATCCGCGAACTGAAAGTCGGGATTGAAGAAGCGGTCGCGGATTTGTGTGAGAGGAACGGAATTGATGTATCGCATGTAGAGATTGAAGTGGAATGCGCCGTGTTCGCCCTTGCGGGACTAGATACGGAATACGACCGGCGCATTATTACTGGATTGGTAGAGGAAGTGCTGAAGCTGCTGCCGATACAGGTCAAGCATCTAATCGTAGAAAACGACGGCTACGCTGCACTCCTCGGGGCAACAGACGGCGATCCGGGGATTCTGGCCATTGCCGGAACGGGGTCGATCATATTCGGCATCAACGATCAAGGACAGACGGCCAGAGCCGGAGGCTGGGGTCATCGGGTCGGTGACGAAGGCAGCGGCTATTGGATCGGCAAGCAGGCAGTGATGGCGATTCTCAAGGCTTATGACGGGCGGAATGAGGGTACTCGGCTCGGTAAATGGGTGCTCCCGCATTTGGGTATGGAAAATGAAGAGGATTTGTTCAACTGGGTATATGGCCCCGAGTATTCCGTCGAAAAAGTAAGTGAGCTCTCCCGTGCGGTTGGCCAAGCAGCCTCTGACGGAGACAAGGAAGCGCATCAAATTCTGGAGGTGGCCGCTCACGAGCTGTTTATCGCTGTCGCAGCGGTTATACGTCATTTGTCGTTCCAGAATAAACCATTTACAATGATACTACTGGGTGGCGTTCTGCAACACGAAGGATACGTTCGGGATATGTTAATGCACAAGATTAAAGCGCATGCTCCACAGGTTCAATGGGACAAGGCTCGGAAGGAGCCGATTTACGGTGTAACAGCCATGGGACTTTCTTATTTGGAAACGAAGGTATCTACTAAGGTTCAGTAA
- a CDS encoding YxeA family protein — protein MKKIIISVSVIAVLVIGFLIFIQNVNVNRIGADEYFVQIKGKGEKLDVKAANGQHFEDYKYTLQAINKEGIEKMMTFTAQKQLREEAFLRLYVKEEKGVTSWQEVTKDELPEKAKEKFE, from the coding sequence ATGAAAAAAATAATCATATCTGTTTCGGTAATAGCGGTACTTGTAATTGGGTTCTTGATTTTTATTCAGAATGTAAATGTAAACAGGATTGGTGCAGACGAATACTTTGTTCAAATTAAAGGGAAAGGCGAGAAATTAGATGTTAAAGCAGCTAATGGCCAGCATTTTGAAGACTACAAATACACCTTACAAGCGATTAACAAAGAAGGAATAGAAAAAATGATGACATTTACAGCGCAAAAACAACTTCGTGAAGAAGCTTTTCTAAGACTTTATGTTAAGGAAGAGAAAGGAGTAACATCTTGGCAAGAGGTAACAAAAGATGAACTACCGGAAAAAGCAAAAGAGAAATTTGAATAA
- a CDS encoding MarR family winged helix-turn-helix transcriptional regulator — protein MDKSNHLSSDNNKGSRNLGRLILQLRRLERHPHTFGKAGSLTPSEIHTIEAIGYEGGVLMSELAARLAVTKGAVTQLIVRLEAKDLVTRSPHPHDSRATIISLTDIGKEAFKAHEEVHIQFYDQLRSQLNEQEIEIFEKCIETLNDILRK, from the coding sequence ATGGATAAATCAAATCACTTGTCATCTGACAACAACAAAGGAAGCCGCAATCTTGGCCGATTGATATTGCAGCTCCGGCGGTTAGAACGCCACCCGCATACATTTGGTAAAGCCGGTTCTCTGACCCCCAGTGAAATTCACACAATTGAAGCGATTGGATACGAGGGAGGCGTGCTGATGAGCGAGCTTGCCGCGCGTCTCGCTGTTACAAAAGGTGCGGTCACCCAGCTTATCGTTCGTCTGGAAGCGAAAGATTTGGTGACACGTTCGCCACATCCACATGATTCCAGAGCGACTATCATTTCACTAACCGATATAGGGAAGGAGGCTTTTAAGGCGCACGAGGAAGTGCATATTCAGTTTTATGATCAACTTCGTTCACAGCTTAACGAACAGGAGATCGAAATTTTTGAGAAGTGCATCGAAACACTAAATGATATTTTACGCAAATAA
- a CDS encoding PIG-L deacetylase family protein → MKKRWLFVFAHPDDESFAAGGTIAKLSSTGHEVFLACATSGCRGKSGEFQFATREELARFREQELRSACSVLGFADLILYRYPDGELKSLDLETLAHRIQSTILELKPDVILTFPPDGVTGHPDHIAISAAVVKAVVLAEAQYPEGQQPSLYFTSIPHYYDHCKDSGPKHTCPITVRVDISDFRQHKGEALQAYQSQIYSVNRAYPGVMDDDYTVICDYEYYTLVRANGQQMQEETVLALNELPMLDLM, encoded by the coding sequence ATGAAGAAAAGATGGTTATTCGTGTTCGCCCATCCAGATGACGAATCTTTTGCAGCCGGAGGCACGATCGCGAAGCTCAGCAGCACGGGGCACGAGGTTTTTCTGGCGTGCGCTACATCGGGATGCAGGGGGAAGTCGGGAGAATTTCAATTCGCTACCCGCGAAGAATTGGCCCGATTTCGTGAGCAGGAGCTGCGGAGCGCATGCTCCGTACTGGGTTTTGCCGACCTCATTCTATACCGTTATCCAGATGGCGAACTAAAGTCACTCGATTTGGAAACGCTGGCCCATCGAATTCAATCGACTATTTTGGAGCTGAAGCCGGATGTCATCCTTACGTTTCCACCGGACGGAGTTACCGGACATCCTGATCATATCGCGATTTCCGCAGCAGTAGTTAAGGCGGTCGTGCTGGCAGAAGCGCAATACCCAGAGGGGCAGCAGCCATCATTATATTTTACCTCAATTCCCCATTACTACGACCATTGCAAGGATTCGGGGCCGAAGCATACGTGCCCGATTACGGTGAGAGTCGATATCAGTGACTTTCGTCAGCACAAGGGGGAGGCTTTACAAGCCTACCAGAGCCAGATTTACTCGGTAAACCGCGCCTATCCCGGGGTCATGGACGACGACTATACAGTCATCTGTGACTATGAATATTACACATTGGTTCGCGCCAATGGTCAGCAGATGCAAGAGGAGACGGTACTGGCTTTGAACGAGCTGCCGATGTTGGATTTGATGTAA
- a CDS encoding ABC transporter ATP-binding protein produces MKPILQAKNVQKVFGAKGNVYTALQDINVEIQEGEFTGIMGPSGAGKSTLLNIFSTIDTPSSGEIIIAGQNIVKMKEAQLSDFRRNKLGFIFQEYNLLDTLTVKENILLPLALSRVPVKEIEKRVNEIADTFGIREILDKYPYHISGGQKQRAAASRAIVANPSLILADEPTGALDSKSATSLLESLSTLNEKNKSTILMVTHDAYAASFCKRVLFIKDGQLFTELLKGQQSRKDFFQKVLYVLSSLGGGHSDII; encoded by the coding sequence ATGAAACCAATCTTACAAGCAAAGAATGTTCAAAAAGTTTTTGGTGCCAAAGGAAATGTGTATACAGCACTACAAGATATTAATGTAGAGATTCAAGAGGGTGAATTTACCGGAATCATGGGTCCGTCTGGTGCTGGTAAATCCACGCTTTTAAATATTTTCTCCACAATCGATACACCATCATCAGGAGAAATCATTATCGCTGGTCAAAATATCGTCAAAATGAAGGAAGCTCAATTATCGGATTTTCGTCGCAATAAGTTGGGCTTTATTTTCCAAGAATACAATTTACTTGATACCTTAACGGTAAAAGAGAATATTTTACTTCCACTTGCATTATCAAGAGTTCCAGTGAAAGAAATCGAAAAACGCGTCAATGAAATCGCGGATACATTTGGTATTCGAGAAATTTTAGATAAATACCCATACCACATATCTGGAGGTCAAAAGCAGCGAGCAGCTGCATCTCGTGCCATTGTTGCAAATCCAAGCTTAATATTAGCTGACGAGCCAACAGGTGCATTAGATTCAAAATCTGCCACTAGTTTACTAGAAAGCTTAAGCACATTAAACGAAAAGAATAAATCAACGATCCTGATGGTAACGCACGATGCGTACGCAGCAAGTTTCTGTAAACGAGTTTTATTTATAAAAGACGGTCAACTCTTTACGGAGCTTCTGAAAGGGCAGCAATCCCGCAAGGATTTCTTCCAAAAGGTATTATATGTCCTGTCTTCTCTTGGAGGTGGGCACAGTGACATTATTTAG